A single Campylobacter hyointestinalis subsp. hyointestinalis DNA region contains:
- the nusB gene encoding transcription antitermination factor NusB, whose amino-acid sequence MATRHQVRQSVVSLLYANEMGSEMDEFAEEFLEEKKIRNDQKNFTLELYNGVLQNLDLIDEALNIHLGKWKLGEIGSVERAILRLGAYEIKFTNTDDAIIINEAVMLGNELGSDSSTRFINGVLDAISKVK is encoded by the coding sequence ATGGCAACTAGACATCAAGTAAGACAGAGCGTCGTGAGCTTACTTTATGCAAATGAGATGGGCAGCGAGATGGACGAGTTTGCCGAAGAATTTTTAGAAGAAAAAAAAATAAGGAACGATCAAAAGAATTTTACTTTAGAGCTTTATAATGGTGTTTTACAAAACTTAGACTTGATAGATGAAGCTCTAAATATCCATCTTGGAAAATGGAAGCTGGGTGAGATAGGGAGCGTAGAGCGAGCTATACTAAGGCTTGGTGCGTATGAGATCAAATTTACTAACACGGATGATGCTATCATCATCAATGAAGCAGTCATGCTCGGAAATGAGCTAGGATCTGACTCATCTACCAGGTTTATAAACGGCGTTTTAGATGCTATAAGCAAGGTGAAATGA